GGCCATGCTGGCGGTCGTCGCCATAGTATCGCTTGGCCTGGCATTCGGCTGCGGCGATTCGTCGCCCAAGCACAAGGTAGTGATAAAAGGGTCCACCACGGTGCTCCCGATCACGCTCAAAGCGATCGAGTCGTATAAGAAAGTGAAGAAGGACGTTTCCGTTACGGTGGAAGGAAGCGGTTCCGGCAACGGCATCAAGGCCCTGCTGGACGGCGCCTGCGATATCGCGAACTCTTCCCGTGAAATCAAGAAAGACGAGATAGCAAAGGCCGAAAAGTCGGGGATAAAGGTAAAGGAAGTCACCGTTGCCTATGACATGATAGTTCCGATCGTCCACCCCAAGAATCCCATCACCAAGATCACGAAGGACCAGCTTAAAGGTATTTATGAAGGAAACATCACCAACTGGAAGCAGCTGGGCGGCGCGGACGAAGCGATAATCGTTGTCTCCCGCGATACCAGCTCCGGCACCTACGAATACTGGCATGAAGACGTGATGAAAAAGACCGACGTCAAGAAGGAAGCGCTCACCCAGGCTTCGAGCGGCGCGGTGGTCACCACGGTCGCGGGAAACCCCAAGGCGATCGGCTACGTTGGGTTCGGGTATATCAAGAAGGACGCCAATATCAAGGGTCTCAACGTGAATGAGATCGAGCCCACGCTCGAAAACGGGAAGAGCGGGAAGTATCCCATTTCGAGAAAGCTCTACATGTACATCAACGATGCGAAGACCTCCGACCAGACGAAGGGTTTCGTCGAATACCTGCTGGGCGACGACGGCCAGAAGCTCGTCTCCGAAGCCGGTTTCATACCGATGAAGTAAACTACGAGAATATCAACTGAGCATCCCGGGGAAACCGCATAACGCGGTTTCCCCGCTTTTTTTGTCCTATGCAGGGGTTGAATATTTGTTTGCACCCTGGCTTGCCGTATGCTATATATGCCATGATGCGTCACATACGAAATATCCGGGACTAAGCGTCTATCCATGCATATGAACGCCGGCATTACCGTCATCCTGTCATACGCCGCGGCCGGGCTTTGCGCGTACATCGCGTTCTACGCGATCTTCGTACTGCGGAAAAACCGCGCGATTCGTCCCCTCCTCGCACTCTTCTGGCTCTCCCTGTTCACCGGCATCGCCGCGATCATAAACGCGTTCACCTTTACGGGAACGGGTGATTCGGACGAATTCATCCGGGGATCGGTCCAGGGTGCGGCCCTGCTCGCCTGTTTCGTTCCCTTTCTCTGGTTTATAATCCGGCAACAACAGCGCCGCCCCGGAAAGCTGCTCACCCTGTTCACTATCTTCCTGCCGGCGCTCGCCCTCGCGAGCGCGGCCGCGGGGACGTACGCCGCGTTCACCGGGGAAATTCCGTTTTCCGCCGTTGACGCCGCTTCCCTGATCCCGGGGTCGCGCGGAACATGGATGCCGGACGCGGCCCGTTTCGCATCGATCGGGGCTGCGCTCGTCTACGCGATTTTCCTCACCTTCGATCGCGGGCATGGAAAAGGGAACGACTATCCGCCCGGCCTCAAGCGGGGCGTATCAATACTTGCCGCATGCTGGCTCTTCGACGCGCTGGGTGCGGCGGGTGTGCATCGTGCACCGGGAATCATGACGTACGGCCTTGCGGCCTCGTCGGCGCTGTTCGCGCATTTTTTCATCCGCAATATCGAGAGGGCGGCCGCCTTCCAGAACGCGCTCCGCGAGAGCGAGGAGCTGTTCAGGGAATATTTCGAGCTTGGGCTGGTGGGCTCGGTGATTACCACCCCGGAACGTGGTTTCGTGAAGATCAACCAGCGCATCTGCGACATGATGGGCTATACCATGGATGAGTTCATGGGGTTCACCTGGGACAGGATCACGCACCCCGACGACCTTGGGCCGAAAAACAGTGAGTTCCTGAAACTGCTCGCCGGCGAGATAGACGGCTATATCGTCTACCGGCGCTATATCCGCAAGGACGGGAGCCTGCTTCACGCCGAGGTGGGGGTCAGAGCCGTCCGGACCGAGGACGGCTCGCTTCGCTACGCGATCGTGCACGTCCAGGACGTGGGCGAACTGGTGCGCGCCAACGAGAGCCTCCAGGTGAAAAACCGGGAGCTCGAAGCGGCCAACGAGGAATTGAACGCGACGGTGGAGGAGCTGGTCGCCACCAACGAGGAGTTCGAGGCTCAGAACGAAGAGCTTATCAAGACGCAGATGGAGGTCGCGAAAAGCGAGGAGCGTTTTCGCGCGCTCGTTGAAAACCTCACCGATATCATCACCATACATGACGCCACGGGCGCGATCACCTATGAATCGCCGTCCGCCTCCCGGCTCCTTGGATATCCTTCCGGATACCTTGTGGGCAAAACCCCGGACATACTCATACACCCGGCCGACCTCGCCGGGGCCATGGAAGACCTTGCCGAGGTGTACGAAAAGAAAAACCCTCTGGTACCCACCCTCTTCCGGTTTAGAAAAGCGGACGGCTCATATCTAAGCATGGAGGCCCTCGGCAAAAACATGCTGGATGATCCATCCATTCGCGGGGTTGTCATCACCTCGCGCGATATCACCGACCGGCTCCACGCGCTCGAACAAATTCGGAATAAAAGCCAGGAGCTCGAGGCGACCAATGAAGAGCTGAGCGCCACGATCGAGGAGCTCGTGGCGACCAACGAGGAATTCGAGGCCCAAAACGCGGAGCTCATAAATACTCAACAGGATCTCGCGAAGAGTGAGGAGCGGTTTCGCTCGCTCATCCAGAACCTGGCGGACGTTATCACGGTTCACGATGAGAACGGCCTGGTCACCTACGCCTCCCCGTCTTCCTATACCACGCTGGGGTATCCCCCCGCGCTCATGGTGGGCCATCACCCCCTTCATTTCGTACACCCCGACGACCTGGAATATGCTACAAGGGAGCTGCACCAGCTCTATGAAAAGAACTCTCCGGATAGAAGCACGGCATTCAGGTTCAAGTGCAGCGACGGCAGCTACCGGTACCTCGAAGCCGTGGGCGTCAACCTGCTTGATCACCCCGCAATCCGGGGCGTGGTGATCACCTCGCGCGACGTTACCGAACGCAGGCATTCCATGGAGGATCTGCGCTCTTCGGAGAAACGCTATCGCACGCTCATCGAAACCACGGGAGAAGGCTACTGGCAGATCGACAGGGAATATCGGACCATGGACGTGAACAACGCCCTCTGCGAAATGCTCGGGTATGCCAGGGAGGATATCCTGGGGAAGTCGCCCCTGGAATTCGTGGACGGGGAAAACCGGGAGGCATTCGAAACCCAGTTCGCCCGGATACCGGAAACGGCCCGCAGGAGTTTCGATATTATCCTCAAGCACCGGAGCGGGCGCGACGTGTACACCCATTTCAGCGCCACCACCGTGTATGACCGGAACGGCGCCCTGGATGGATCGTTCGCTCTCATCACCAACACCACCGAGCGCGCGCTCGCGGAAATGGAACGTGAACGGTTGAACCGCCACGTGCTCCAGGTCCAGCGCGTCGAAGCGGTGGGGACCCTCGCGGGAGGGATCGCCCACGATTTCAATAACCTGCTCACGGTGATCAACGGCAATGCGCAGATACTCATAAGGCGGGCCCAGGCGGATTCGCCGATGCGCACGGAGGCCTCCGAGATCCTGAGCGCGGGACAGCGCGCGGCGAACCTCACCAGGCAGCTCCTCGCGTTCAGCCGCAAGCAGATCGCCGACGTCCGGGTGATGGACCTGAATGGAACCATACTCGAGCTGCGCAAGCTCTATTCGCGGCTGATCGAGGAGGATATCACGATTACCACCATTCTTCATCCCGGGAAACTCCTCGTCAAGGCCGACCCTGCCCAGATAGAACAGGTGACGCTCAACCTGCTCATTAACGCCCGTGACGCGATCAACGAAATGAGAAGCGAATCCGCAAGGAAGGAGATTATCGTGACAACCGGGCTTTCACACCTTACGGCCGCCCCGATGCACGGCGACGCCGAGTTCACGCCGGGAACATATGCCAGTATGTCGATCCATGACACGGGATCGGGCATGACCGAGGAGGTCAAGGCGCGGATTTTCGAACCCTTCTTCACCACCAAGGAGGTAGGTAAGGGAACGGGCCTGGGACTCTCTACCGTGTATGGAAACCTGAAACAGAACGCGGGCGCGATCGACGTCGTAAGCGCGCCCCTGCAGGGCACGACCTTCATCGTATACCTCCCCGTCGCGGACGATGAGGTCCGGGAGGCGCAATCACGCGACGGGGACGAGCGCGCGCACACGGGCACCGAACGCGTCCTGTTCGTCGAGGACGACGACGGCGTGCGGTTGTTCGCGCTCAAGGCGCTGGAACTGGGGGGTTACAGGGTAGCGAGCGCCCATGACGGGATGGAGGCCCTCTCCGTCTTTGGCGCAGACCCGGCATACTTCGATTTGATCATCACGGATGTCGTAATGCCCAACCTGAATGGAAGCGAGCTTGTTCGCAGGATCCGTGCGATGCGTCCGGGAATTAAATATATTTTCACCACGGGATACCCGGACAGGTATTTGGCGGAGCCAGATATGATAAACGCCCCCTGCATCCGCAAGCCCTATACCGCGGAGACACTGCTTTCGAAGATCAGGGAGACGCTTGATGATGGGAAAAACCCGCGAGCACCGTCGCCATGATTATAACAAGGTGTTTATGAATCTTCATCGATATCTTGCTCCAATCTGCTTTTATTCGATCTCTATGATCCCCGGCCTGTCCATGGTGACCGGGAAGGCCACGGTGAGGCTTCGGCTCTGTTCGTCGTAACTCCATTTCGCCGCATTCCCCGGACGTGCCCCGCGCATGAGGGCGCCCCGGACCCGATCGATGTCATGCAGCACCAGGGTGATATTTTTTTTCATGGGTGCGCCCTGGAAGGTTCCGCGCTGTTTTTCCACCGTCAGGCGTATCAGCCCCCGATCCCTCTTCACGGTTATCGCCTGCGTCGAGTATGCCCCCTGCTTGTACGCGAGCGTGGTCCCGTCGTCGTCATAGAGGACCGTCCTCCCCTGCCAGGGCGGATAGCAGTGAATCTCAAGCTCGCCGAACCGGTGGTCGTCGGGAACGTGCTGGAGCGCGGGGCCCAGGACCAGGGGGAAGCCTCCCCTGACGAACAGCGGCGCCCTGTCCGGCCGCACCGGTACATCCTTCCATGCGGGCCCGTCGAAGCGCTCGTTTGTCCACCATGAATACCAGGCTCCGGCAGGGAAATAAACGCGCCTCGTCCGCGATCGCTTTCGCATAACGGGAGCGAGCATGAGGGATTCGCCGATCATCACCTGGTCGGCGACGCCGCGCGTCCCGGGATCGTCCTGGAATTCCAGGCACAGGGGACGCACGATGGGCACCCCGGTCGACCATGCCTCGAAGGCGAGCCTGTAGTAATGGGGCAGCAGCCGCATGCGCAGGTGCGCGTGCGCGCGGAAATTTTCCTCGCAGTCGCGCCCCCTTCCCCACGGGTTGCGCAAAGGGTCGTGCGGCGCGGAGAAATAGCGCGCAACGGGTGAAAAAAGCGCCCACTGGCAGTAGAGGCGATGCATCCCGGCCGAGGGGCTCCTGTACAGGCCGAACACGTCGGCGCCCCAGTAGGAAAAACCCATGAGGCTCATGTTCAGCCCGCAGCGCATGGTTGCCGCGATGTGCGCCGGGCGGGGGGTCTGGTCCCCCAGGAAAATCGCCGGA
Above is a genomic segment from Spirochaetota bacterium containing:
- a CDS encoding PAS domain S-box protein, coding for MHMNAGITVILSYAAAGLCAYIAFYAIFVLRKNRAIRPLLALFWLSLFTGIAAIINAFTFTGTGDSDEFIRGSVQGAALLACFVPFLWFIIRQQQRRPGKLLTLFTIFLPALALASAAAGTYAAFTGEIPFSAVDAASLIPGSRGTWMPDAARFASIGAALVYAIFLTFDRGHGKGNDYPPGLKRGVSILAACWLFDALGAAGVHRAPGIMTYGLAASSALFAHFFIRNIERAAAFQNALRESEELFREYFELGLVGSVITTPERGFVKINQRICDMMGYTMDEFMGFTWDRITHPDDLGPKNSEFLKLLAGEIDGYIVYRRYIRKDGSLLHAEVGVRAVRTEDGSLRYAIVHVQDVGELVRANESLQVKNRELEAANEELNATVEELVATNEEFEAQNEELIKTQMEVAKSEERFRALVENLTDIITIHDATGAITYESPSASRLLGYPSGYLVGKTPDILIHPADLAGAMEDLAEVYEKKNPLVPTLFRFRKADGSYLSMEALGKNMLDDPSIRGVVITSRDITDRLHALEQIRNKSQELEATNEELSATIEELVATNEEFEAQNAELINTQQDLAKSEERFRSLIQNLADVITVHDENGLVTYASPSSYTTLGYPPALMVGHHPLHFVHPDDLEYATRELHQLYEKNSPDRSTAFRFKCSDGSYRYLEAVGVNLLDHPAIRGVVITSRDVTERRHSMEDLRSSEKRYRTLIETTGEGYWQIDREYRTMDVNNALCEMLGYAREDILGKSPLEFVDGENREAFETQFARIPETARRSFDIILKHRSGRDVYTHFSATTVYDRNGALDGSFALITNTTERALAEMERERLNRHVLQVQRVEAVGTLAGGIAHDFNNLLTVINGNAQILIRRAQADSPMRTEASEILSAGQRAANLTRQLLAFSRKQIADVRVMDLNGTILELRKLYSRLIEEDITITTILHPGKLLVKADPAQIEQVTLNLLINARDAINEMRSESARKEIIVTTGLSHLTAAPMHGDAEFTPGTYASMSIHDTGSGMTEEVKARIFEPFFTTKEVGKGTGLGLSTVYGNLKQNAGAIDVVSAPLQGTTFIVYLPVADDEVREAQSRDGDERAHTGTERVLFVEDDDGVRLFALKALELGGYRVASAHDGMEALSVFGADPAYFDLIITDVVMPNLNGSELVRRIRAMRPGIKYIFTTGYPDRYLAEPDMINAPCIRKPYTAETLLSKIRETLDDGKNPRAPSP
- a CDS encoding PstS family phosphate ABC transporter substrate-binding protein translates to MTLNSIGKAMLAVVAIVSLGLAFGCGDSSPKHKVVIKGSTTVLPITLKAIESYKKVKKDVSVTVEGSGSGNGIKALLDGACDIANSSREIKKDEIAKAEKSGIKVKEVTVAYDMIVPIVHPKNPITKITKDQLKGIYEGNITNWKQLGGADEAIIVVSRDTSSGTYEYWHEDVMKKTDVKKEALTQASSGAVVTTVAGNPKAIGYVGFGYIKKDANIKGLNVNEIEPTLENGKSGKYPISRKLYMYINDAKTSDQTKGFVEYLLGDDGQKLVSEAGFIPMK